From the Sphingobacteruim zhuxiongii genome, the window CAGACCAAGACGAAGAAACCAATCAAGATCAATACAATGCATGGCAAACGATTCAACGTTCTCATGCAGTAGCTAATGGCGTTCCCGTGGTATCAGTAAACCGCGTCGGATTTGAGCAAGATGGTGCTATGAAGTTCTGGGGCGGAAGCTTCGTCGCAAACGCACAAGGTAAGCTGTTATACTTAGCATCCCATGATCAAGAGGAAGTTCAAGTTGTGGATTTAGACCTCAATCAAACAGATTATTTCCGCAAGCATTGGCCATTCCTACGCGATCGTCGTATTGAAACATATGCACCTATTACAAAACGATTTATAGACGAGGATTAAATCAAACGTTTAAGAAATACAAACTATGCTCTACACGAGCATAGTTTTTTTACGTCATCAAATTATGAGTTCAGAAAATACTTCCCCTTTATATAAAAAAGAAGATACACCCAAGGCGCAGGGCTTTTCATTTCCTGCAGAATGGGCATTACAAGAAGCACTTTGGCTAAGTTGGCCACATAAAGAAGAGTCTTGGCCTGGAAAGCTAGATACCATCTACGCACCGTATTCGCAATTCATTAAACTCGTTGCTGAAGAACAGAACGTACGTATCAATGTTGCCGACGAAGCAATGAAGGTATTTGCGCTAACACATATCGAAGCGGCCGGTGCTAATCTTGACAATATCAGCTTCCATTTTAATCCAACTAATGATGCTTGGTGCCGTGATCATGGCCCCGCATTTCTTTTAAACAAAGAAACAGGCGAAAAAGCAATCGTAGATTGGGGATACAATGCATGGGGTGGTAAATATCCGCCTTTTGATTTAGACGATGTCGTTCCTACACGAATCGCTAATGAATTCAAACTCAAACTATTTACACCTCCTATTGTGATGGAAGGTGGATCGGTAGAATTCAATGGTGCTGGAACAATTATGACAACAACAGCATGCTTGTTAAATGAAAATCGCAATCCACACTTGACCAAAGAGCAAATAGAAGGCTATTTATTAGACTACTACGGCCAGGAGCAAGTATTATGGTTAGGCGACGGAATTATTGGCGATGACACAGACGGTCATATCGATGATATTACGCGTTTTGTCAATGAAGATACTGTACTGACGGTCGTTGAAGAAGATTCAAACGACGAGAACTACCCTATTCTTCAAGAGAATCTAGAGAAATTAAAGGAAATGCGCCTTTTGGATGGTCGCCCATTAAATATTGTGGAGCTGCCGATGCCACGTCCTGTAGTCTATGAAGATCAACAATTACCAGCTTCCTATGCGAATTTCTACATCGCTAACAAGGTCGTAGTCGTTCCAATTTTCAACGATAAGAACGATCAAAAAGCGTTGTCAATCATTCAATCCGTATTCCCTGACCGCAAGGTGGTCGGCATTGACTCTGTCGATATTATATGGGGATTAGGAAGCTTTCACTGTTTAAGTCAACAAGAACCAAAAAGTTAATATATATACTTATCAATGAATACACTAACTAAATTCACCTTAACTATCATTGTAGCATTTTTCGCTTGCAACAACCTCTATGGTCAAGGACATCCGCAAGAGCGTGATGACCGCGCTACAATCCTAAACTTCAAGGGAATACAGTTTAAATCTAAAGATTCCTTATTCTACACTAACTTTCGATTCCGTATGCAAAACCGTTTAGGGTTTAGCAATACCATCGATGGTGAAGATAACGGAAAATTTGATGCCCGTATTCGTCGCTTAAGAATGCGTATGGATGGCTATATCTATACCCCTAAAATCTCCTATACCGTACAGTTGGCATTCACGCGCAGTGATCAAGATTTCGATGATACCGGAATCCCTAATATCGTCCGTGATGCCGTGATGTTCTATAACTTTTCTGACGATTTCTATGTATCCTTTGGTCAGAATAAGCTTCCCGGTAACCGTCAGCGTGTAAACTCTTCGGGATCATTGCAGTTTGCAGATCGTTCGTTGGTCAATGGGAATTTCACTTTAGACCGCGACTTTGGTATATCACTGAACTTGAGCAAGAAAATTGGCGATATGCCTTTCAACGCAAAAGCTGCTATCTCTACGGGTGAAGGACGCCCCGCAAGCGCAACGGATAAAGGTCTAGCTTATACAGGAAGAATTGAATTCTTGCCTTTAGGTAAGTTCACAAACGACAATGATTACTCAGAAGGCGATTTAGAACGCGAAGAAACGCCTAAATTATCAATTGGTGGTGGATATAGCTATAATGATAAAACGATTCGTGAAGGCGGACAATTAGGCCGCTATGTACAGAATCCGTTTACCCTAAAAACCTCATTCGCTGACGCTGTATTCAAGTATATGGGTTTTGCCTATGCTGCCGAATATATGCGTAGAGATGTGGACAATCCTTTAAATTTAACTGATGAAGTAGATCCAGAACAAACCTACGCTTATAAAGGATGGGGGGTGAATCAACAGACTTCTTATCTCTTAAATAAAGGATATGAAATTGCTGCGCGCTACACCTATGTGATGCCACACAATGATATTCGACCATATGAAGATCAAACAGAAATTATTGAACTTGGCTTAACAAAATACATGAAAGCGCATCGTTTAAAGTTCCAATTAAATGCAAATTATACGTTTAAAGATGGTTATCTTAACAATGCAAACAATAAAGCGGCTTGGGGAGGAATGTTCCAAGTCGAGTTAGGAATCTAAGGATTAAGCCTTTCAACAAAATATTAAAAGAACCCATGTGATGGGTTCTTTTTTTTTGTGCGTATAACACCCCTCAAGGAGCGAACAAAAAATAAACTTGGAAAAGCTTCAGGTCAGTAACATAACAGGTTTTAATTAAAGCCCTATCCTAGCCGTTCAGCGACGTCTATGCAAGGGCTTTGAAAGGGATATGAAAGGGAAGTGAAAGGGATCTAGAAAGAACTAGACACAAAAAAATACCTTATTTATTTTTATGCAAAATCGATGAAATTGCATCATCATTTAAAGATTCCGTATATTTAAAGGGTTAACAGAAAACATGAGATATTATATTATAGCAGGAGAAACCTCGGGCGATCTCCATGGTGCAAATTTGATAAAGGCATTAAAAAAAGAAGACCCTGAGGCTAGTTTTAATATTGTCGGTGGCGATCAAATGGCCGCTGCGGCGGGCGAACCCGTACTTATCCATACCTCGGAAATGGCCTTTATGGGCTTTATTGAGGTATTGAAAAACTTAAGCAGTATCGCTAGGAACCTCAAGAAAGTAAAAGAAGATATCCTGAAGCAACAACCAGACACTTTAATTTTAATTGATTTCCCAGGTTTCAATTTGAAAGTTGCTGCTTACGCTAAAAAATTGGGGATCAAGGTTTGTTACTATATTTCTCCAAAAATATGGGCTTGGAACCAAAAACGCGTTCATAAAATCAAAAGGTTGGTTGACCATATGTTTTGTATCCTTCCCTTTGAAGTCAAATTCTACAAGCAGTTTCATTACCCTGTAAATTATGTGGGTAACCCACTCTTGGATGCTATTGCCGCCTATCAATTCAATCCCAATTTCAAAGAGGACAATGGATTGGGGATTCGTCCGATTATCGCCTTATTACCGGGAAGCCGAAAAATGGAGATCCAAAACCTGCTACCGGTTATGGTTGAATTACACAATATGTTTCCGGCGCATCAATTGGTTATTGCAGGAGCTCCAAATTTCGATAAAACTTTTTATCAAGACTATATCGGCGATTATGATATTCCGGTTGTCTTCGATCAGACTTATGACTTGTTAAAAAATGCGGAAGCGGCCGTTGTTGCGAGTGGTACGGCAACATTAGAAACTGCCCTATTGCGTGTTCCACAAGTCGTGGTGTATCGTGCCAATCCAATTAGCGTTATGATTGCGCGAAAACTTATCAAAGTCCGTTTTATATCCTTGGTTAACTTAATCAATGACTATTTATCGGTTCGCGAACTGATTCAAGATGATTGCGACACCATGAGTATTGCATCAGAGGTGAAAGAGCTGATCTTAAATCCAACGCATCGCGCCAGTGTTATGGAAAACTATGATATATTGATCGAGAAAATGGGAACGCCTGGCGCTTCGGAGAAAACAGCAGCGCTCATCGTCAAATATATGAAGGGCGAGGAATAAACCTTCTCACGCTTTGATTGTCTAAAGAACAGGAGGTTATGATATGAAGTATTTATTATTGAGTTTAAGTATGTTGTTTTGCGGTTTAAGTTCTTATGCGCAATCGACAGAACATATTGGGAAATTGGAATTAGGCAAAAAGAAGACAAAAAACTTCGGGAGCCGCGATTCGTCCCTTGTGATTCGTATTGATACGCTCATTATGGGCGATAAATCAAAGTTGGAATTTTTCGGTAAGAAGGATGTTAAATTGGACATCGGTTATGCGGTGATTGGAAAGAATGTCGTGATTTCGGGTTCTGATGGCAAAAACAATGCAACAGACTTTGATATCAAGGCGAACATTCAGGAATTGGGTTCGCTATATGTCATTGCTCGCGGATGGGATGCTATGAATGGCACAAAAACTAATCCCAATGGAAATGGCGGTCAAGTAAACTTTCGCTATGCCAGTACGGGCGTGAAACCCCAATCAACGGATAAGAAAGGAAAAAACTATCTATTGATTGATGTGCAAGCAGGTGGTTTACGTGTTAATCCGACTTCCGATTTACAACGTGTATATTCACAGATTTCTATGTCAGGTCCTGGCTTACGCGGAGTCCCTCAAGGACAAGTTTATTCCGGTTCGCCTGGAAAGGAAGGAAAAGCAGAAATAACAGCCTATGATTAATCATAGGCTTTTTTTATGGCTAATAATTCCGTAAATTTAAGTCATGAAAATATTGGCTTACGCTGGCAGTAGCAGCAAGAATTCTATCAATAAGAAGTTCATCACTTCGGTATCCAAATATTACAAAGAAGCTGAAGATATTATTGAGGTGTTAGATTTAAACGACTTTGAAATGCCTTTGTTTTCAGTAGATTGTGAACACGATCAAGGGATTCCGGCGGCGGCACATGCATTTGCTGAGAAGATTGATTGGGCAGATTTAATATTAATTTCCCTGGCCGAACACAATGGCAACTACCCTACTGTCTACAAGAATATCTACGATTGGGTATCCCGTATCAAAGGAAGGAAACTATTTAACGGAACCGCTGTTTTCTTATTGTCAACGAGCAATGGGCAGAACGGCGCACAATCTGTTTTAAATATTGCGTTGAATCGTATGCCACGCGATGGCGCTGATATTCTAGAGAGTTTTTCACTACCCGAGTTTAGTCAGCATTTTCAGGAAGGATCCGGAATTATTACGCCTCTATATCGCAGTCAATTGGAGGCGAAAGTTCGTAAGACCAAGCGCATGATGGCGACCAAATTAGCAGAGAACAATAATTAAAAATTAAATATTATGGCAAAGAAAGTATTATTATTAGTTGGCGATTATGTGGAGGATTATGAAGCAATGGTTCCATTTCAAGCGATGGGTGCCATCGGTATTGAGGTTGATGCGATTGCTCCAGACCGAAAAAAAGGCGATGTTGTTCCGACAGCAGTTCACGATTTTACAGGCGATCAAACCTATAAAGAACTTCGCGGGCATAACTTCGCAATAAATAAAGATTTTGACGCTGTGAATCCGGAGGACTATGATGGTCTTTATATTGCCGGTGGTCGTTCTGCAGAATATATCCGATTGAACAAACGCGTTATTGAGATTACGAAGCATTTTTTCGAAAAAGATAAGCCTGTAGCAGCGATCTGCCATGGGATTCAAGTATTGACCACAGCTCAGGTATTAAAAGGCCGTACATTAACTGCATATGTTGCTGTAGGTCCAGATATTGAACTGGCTGGTGGTACATGGAAGAATATTCCTGCCGACCAAGCCGTAGTCGATGGCCAACTCGTAACTTCACCAGCTTGGCCTGGGCATCAAGCCATCTTAAAAGAGTTCTACAAATTATTAGGCATTCAAATTAGTTTATAATACATTCATGGCAGAGAAAAAGAATAGGAAGGTTTGGATTTTCGCGATCCCATTAATCGCTTTATTGGCATATTTTATTTGGGATTCGTATTCACAGCCTTCTATAAAGGATTTAC encodes:
- the lpxB gene encoding lipid-A-disaccharide synthase — translated: MRYYIIAGETSGDLHGANLIKALKKEDPEASFNIVGGDQMAAAAGEPVLIHTSEMAFMGFIEVLKNLSSIARNLKKVKEDILKQQPDTLILIDFPGFNLKVAAYAKKLGIKVCYYISPKIWAWNQKRVHKIKRLVDHMFCILPFEVKFYKQFHYPVNYVGNPLLDAIAAYQFNPNFKEDNGLGIRPIIALLPGSRKMEIQNLLPVMVELHNMFPAHQLVIAGAPNFDKTFYQDYIGDYDIPVVFDQTYDLLKNAEAAVVASGTATLETALLRVPQVVVYRANPISVMIARKLIKVRFISLVNLINDYLSVRELIQDDCDTMSIASEVKELILNPTHRASVMENYDILIEKMGTPGASEKTAALIVKYMKGEE
- a CDS encoding NADPH-dependent FMN reductase, with product MKILAYAGSSSKNSINKKFITSVSKYYKEAEDIIEVLDLNDFEMPLFSVDCEHDQGIPAAAHAFAEKIDWADLILISLAEHNGNYPTVYKNIYDWVSRIKGRKLFNGTAVFLLSTSNGQNGAQSVLNIALNRMPRDGADILESFSLPEFSQHFQEGSGIITPLYRSQLEAKVRKTKRMMATKLAENNN
- a CDS encoding porin, whose product is MNTLTKFTLTIIVAFFACNNLYGQGHPQERDDRATILNFKGIQFKSKDSLFYTNFRFRMQNRLGFSNTIDGEDNGKFDARIRRLRMRMDGYIYTPKISYTVQLAFTRSDQDFDDTGIPNIVRDAVMFYNFSDDFYVSFGQNKLPGNRQRVNSSGSLQFADRSLVNGNFTLDRDFGISLNLSKKIGDMPFNAKAAISTGEGRPASATDKGLAYTGRIEFLPLGKFTNDNDYSEGDLEREETPKLSIGGGYSYNDKTIREGGQLGRYVQNPFTLKTSFADAVFKYMGFAYAAEYMRRDVDNPLNLTDEVDPEQTYAYKGWGVNQQTSYLLNKGYEIAARYTYVMPHNDIRPYEDQTEIIELGLTKYMKAHRLKFQLNANYTFKDGYLNNANNKAAWGGMFQVELGI
- a CDS encoding agmatine deiminase family protein, with amino-acid sequence MSSENTSPLYKKEDTPKAQGFSFPAEWALQEALWLSWPHKEESWPGKLDTIYAPYSQFIKLVAEEQNVRINVADEAMKVFALTHIEAAGANLDNISFHFNPTNDAWCRDHGPAFLLNKETGEKAIVDWGYNAWGGKYPPFDLDDVVPTRIANEFKLKLFTPPIVMEGGSVEFNGAGTIMTTTACLLNENRNPHLTKEQIEGYLLDYYGQEQVLWLGDGIIGDDTDGHIDDITRFVNEDTVLTVVEEDSNDENYPILQENLEKLKEMRLLDGRPLNIVELPMPRPVVYEDQQLPASYANFYIANKVVVVPIFNDKNDQKALSIIQSVFPDRKVVGIDSVDIIWGLGSFHCLSQQEPKS
- a CDS encoding DJ-1/PfpI family protein, with product MAKKVLLLVGDYVEDYEAMVPFQAMGAIGIEVDAIAPDRKKGDVVPTAVHDFTGDQTYKELRGHNFAINKDFDAVNPEDYDGLYIAGGRSAEYIRLNKRVIEITKHFFEKDKPVAAICHGIQVLTTAQVLKGRTLTAYVAVGPDIELAGGTWKNIPADQAVVDGQLVTSPAWPGHQAILKEFYKLLGIQISL